A region of the Aliidongia dinghuensis genome:
GCAGAACCGCGGCCGACGCCTGTTCGCGATCGGGTCGCAAGGGCTGGAATATGCGCTCATAACCTATTGGCGGCGCGAGGGCCTGATCGCACCGCCACCGCCCAGGCGCTCGGCCGGGGCCGTTTCCCGGATCGCCGTCGCCTCCGGCTCCTGCGCGCCGCAGACGGCGGCGCAAATCGACTGCGCGCTTGCTGAGGGCTTCGCGCCTCTGGCGGTGGATGCGACACGCGCCATCGACGCGCGCGCCTGGGCCGGCGAGATCGAGCGTCTGGCCGCCGCGGCGCTGGATGCCCTGTCGGCCGGGCGGGATCCCCTGCTCTTCACCGCGCGCGGGCCGGACGACCCGGCGATCGGCGCGCTCAACGAAGCGCTCGCCGCGTCCGGCGCCGACCCGGTTGCCGTCAACGAGCGGATCGGCGGCGGCCTCGGCACGGCGCTCGATCGCGTGATCCGCTGCGCGCGGCTGAAACGCGCCGTCATCGCCGGGGGCGATACGTCCGGCCATGCCGCGAGCGTGCTCGGCATTCACGCCCTCACCGCCCTGGCACCGACGGTTCCCGGCGCCGCCCTGTTCAAGGCCCATGGCGACGATCCGGCCCTCGTCGATCTCGAGATCGCACTCAAGGGCGGCCAGATGGGTGCTCCCGATTATTTCCTGCAGATCAAGGCAGGCGGGCACGACGGATAACACCATGGGATCCGCCGGTTGCATGAGCGCTCTTGACAGCAGCTGCAGGCTACGGTGACCATCTGGTATAATGAGGTGATGACATATTCATCGCCTAGACTGACTGCGTTTGGGCTGACTGCGTTCGCATAACAACCAAGAGAACGGGAGGAAGCGCGTCATGAGGTCGATTTTCCTGATCGCCGCGGCGGTCGCAGGCTTGACCGTCACGTCCGGTAGTCCGGCCGGAGCGGCGGACCGCAAGCTCATCGCCATCGTCACGGCTTCGCTCAACAATCCCTATTTCGTGCAGGTCTCCGCCGCGGCCGAGGCTGAGGCGAAGCGCCTCGGCTACGACACGCTGGTGCTGTCCCACGACGACGACGCCAACAAGCAGAGCCAGCAGATCGACACGGTGATCGCCCGCAAGGCGGCGGCGATCATCCTCGACAATGCCGGCTCCGACGCCAGCATCGCGGCCGTGGAGAAGGCCAAAGAGGCCGGCATCCCGTCCTTCCTCGTCGATCGGGAGATCAACAAGACGGGCGTCGCCACGGCGCAGATCGTCTCCAACAACTACCAGGGTGCCACACTCGGCGCCGAGGAGTTCGTGCGCGTGCTGGGCGAGAAAGGGCGCTATGTCGAGCTGGTCGGCCGCGAGGCGGACCTCAATGCCGGCGTGCGCTCCAAGGGCTACCACGACGTGCTCGACCAATATCCCGACATGAAGATGCTCGACCGGCAGAGCGCCAATTGGATCCAGACCGAGGCCTACGCCAAGATGGAGTCGATCCTGCAGGCCCATCCCGACCTGCAGGGCGTCATCGCCGGCAACGACACGATGGCGATGGGCGCCTCCGCCGCCCTGCAGGCGGCCGGCAAGACCGGCGTGATTGTGGTCGGGCTCGACGGCAGCAATGATGCCCGCGATGCCGTCCAGTCCGGCAAGATCGCCGCGACCGTGCTGCAGCCGATCACGCAGATCACTATCCTGGCGGTGGATGAGGCGGACCAGTATCTGCGCACCGGCTCGACCGGAAAACCGGAGAAGCAGCTCGTCGACTGCGTGCTCATCACCAAGGCCAACGCGGCGAAGCTGAACAACTTCGCCCTGGCCAAATAGCCCATGGCGGCCTCGTTCCCTCCGCCGCCGGCCGCCATCCCCGGAACGCCGATGCCGGACGTAGCACGTCGGCGGCGATGGTGGCTGTGGCGGCTGGGCCTCGCGGCCGCCTGCATCGCCTTCATCGTGCGCGGCATCACCGTCGTGCCGGATGGTGAGCTCGCCACGACCGACGCGAACGGCAATCCGGTCTTCGAGCCCAAGGCCTATGTCGCCTCCATTTGGGACGCGCGTGTCCTGCCCTACCTCAAGGACAAGTCGGGCGACGCCGCCCCTGTGTTGGTCGCCCTCGCCGATCAGCCCGACCAGGCGGGACCGCGCTACGGCTACCGCGCCCGATCGAGCGACGGGCCCTGGGTGTTCGCGGTCCATGGCGAGGGACGCATCGTCGCGGCCGACACGGGGCTGCGGCATGCGACCGTGACGGTCGACGTGGCCGGCCATGAAGCGGTCCTGCAGATCGGGCCGGTCATCTACGGGACCGCGCTGCGCGACGGCCTGCCGTTCCTGTCGTTCGACAGCGTTGCCAACCAGATCCAGTTCGCCCAGCTGTCGCACGAACTGAACGATCGCGCCGCTGCGGCGGCCCGTGTCGGACCCGACGCGGCCGCCCTCGTGCCCGGCCGGCGCGTGCGCTTCGCCGGCATGATGACGGCGGCACCACCGCAGGTGACAGCCGTGCAGCTGCAGCTTCTGCCGGACGCGCCGTGATGGCCCCGTCCCCCGAGCTGGAACCCCACGAGCCCGCCGAGGACGATGTCGTCCTGCGTGCCGAGCAGGTCGGCAAGGCCTATCCCGGCACCACAGCGCTGCAGGGCGTCGACTTCGAGGTGTGCGCCGGCACGGTGACCGTGCTGCTCGGCGAGAACGGCGCCGGCAAGTCGACCCTGATGAAGATCCTGGCCGGTGCGGAGCGCCCAAGCTCCGGCCGGCTCTATCTGGACGGGCGGGAAGTCGCGTTCGACTCGGTCAACGACGCCGCGGCGCTCGGCATCGGCATCATCTTCCAGGAGCTCAATCTCTGCCCGAACCTGAGCGTCGCGGAGAATATCTTCCTGGGTCATCCGGCGCTTCGTTTCGGCATCGATGTCGACAAGAAGCGCCACGTGGCGGAGGCGCGCAAGCTGCTCAGCCGGCTCGAGCACGACATCGATCCTGAGGCGCTGGTCGGCGATCTCCGGCTCGCTGAGCAGCAGATCGTCGAGATCGCCAAGGCGCTGGCGCGCAATGTGCGCGTCCTCATCATGGACGAGCCGACCTCCGCCCTCTCGGCGACGGAGGTGGAAATCCTGTTCCGCCTCATCGGCGATCTGAAGGCCGCCGGCGTCGGCATCGTCTATATCTCCCACCGGCTCGACGAGGTGGTACGCATCGGCGATCGGGTGACGGTGCTGCGCGACGGCCAGGTCAAGGCGCGTGCCGAGATGCGGGACGTCGACATCCCCTGGCTGATCGCCGAGATGGTCGGTCGCGCCGCCGCGTTCGAGCCGCAGGCCGACCCCTTGCCACTCGGCCCGCCGGTCCTGGAAATCGAGGAGGTCAGCCTGAGGAATCCCCACGGCGGGTTCTTCGTCGAGCGTGTCTCGCTCCGGCTCCGGGCGGGCGAGGTGGTCGGGCTCTACGGGTTGCTCGGCGCCGGCCGCTCGGAACTGTTCGAGATCCTGATCGGCGCGCAACCGGACGCGGTCGGCCGGGTACGGCTGGCCGGCGAGGAGTTGGCCGGTCTGCCGATCGCCGCGCGTATCCGACGCGGGTTGGCCCTGGTCCCGGAAGATCGCCAGCGCGAGGGGCTGGTGCAGTGCCTGTCGGTCGGCATGAACCTCACGCTGGCGAGCCTGCACCGGTTCCTGCGCGGCACGTCGATCGACCCCGGGCAGGAGCGGAGCGCGGTCACGCAAACCATTCGCGATCTGCTCATCCGGGTCTCCTCACCCCTGGTCGAGGTGACGGCACTCAGCGGCGGCAATCAGCAGAAGGTGGTGATCGGCAAGGCCTTGCTGACCCAGCCCAAGGTCTTGCTGCTCGACGAGCCGAGCCGCGGCATCGACGTCGGCGCGCGGGCCGAGGTCTTCAGAACCGTACGCCGGCTCGCCCGCGATGGCCTGGGCGTGGTGTTCGCGACCTCGGACCTCAAGGAGGTGATGGCGATGGCGGACCGCATCCTGGTCATGGCGGACGGGCGGGTGACGGGCGATTTCCCGCGCGCCACGGTGACGGAGGAACAGCTGGTCGCCGCGGCCAACCGGACGGCCGTCGAGGCCAGATGCGAGGAGGATGCCAGATGAGCGACTACGCGGCAGCCATCGCTGCGAAGCCGAGGCGGCCGAGATCGCCGCTGCTGCTTCTGCTGAGCTTCCGGACCCTGATCGCGCTCTTCGCCGTGCTCGTCTTCTTCGGCCTGACCACGCCCAACTTCCTCGACGTCGGCACGCTCGTCCTCTTGGCAAAACATGTCTCGATCAATGCGATCCTGGCGATCGGCATGACCTTCGTCGTGCTGACGGGCGGCATCGATCTGTCGGTCGGCTCGATCGTCGGCCTGGCCGGCATGATCGCCGGCGGCCTGATCAACTACGGCATTCCGCTCGGACCCTGGCAGGTCACGCTGTTTCCGGACGTGCCGACGGTGATCCTCGTGACACTCGCGGCCGGCACCCTGGTCGGCACGATAAACGGGTTTCTGGTGACCGCGCTCAACGTGGCGCCGTTCATCGCCACGCTCGGCACACTCTACGCCGCGCGCGGTGCGGCACTCCTGCTCTCCAACGGCGAGACCTTCGCCAATCTGGTCGGCCGGCCCGCGTTCCATAACACCGGCTTTCCCTTGCTCGGCGCGGGCATGGTCGGCGGCGTGCCGGTCTCGGTGCTGCTGCTGGTCGCGAGCGGCCTGGTCGCCGCCTACGCGGCGGGCCGCACGATCTTCGGGCGCCGGGTCTATGCGGTCGGCGGCAACGAGCGGGCGGCCCTCCTGTCCGGTGTGCCGGTGCATCGCGTGAAGCTTGCCGTCTACATGATCTCCGGCGCCTGTGCGGCACTCGCGGGCCTGATCGTCGCTTCCGAACTGGTTGCGGCACATCCGGCGAGCGGCGAAAGTTTCGAGTTGAACGCGATCGCCGCGACCGTACTCGGCGGCACCTCGCTTGCGGGTGGACGCGGCACCATCTGGGGTACGATCATCGGCGCGTTCGTCATCGGCATCCTGGGCGACGGACTCGTGATGCTGGGCGTGAGCTCGTTCTGGCAGATGGTCATCAAGGGCGTCGTGATCATCGCGGCCGTGGTGCTGGATCAGCTGCAGCAGCGAATCCAGCGACGCCTCGCCGTTCAGGCGCAGGAAGCCGGCTGAGGCCAACCCTCGCCGGACGGATACCGGCGGAGGGATCAGGGCATGGGGAAGCTCATCTTCGGCATGATGCAGTCCCTCGACGGCTACGTCGCCGGCGTGGCGGGCGGGCCGCAACTGCCGCCACCCGGCGCAGCACTCCATCGTCACTTCAACGACCATGTCCGCAGCCTGGCCGGCTGTCTCTATGGCCGTCGGATCTACGAGGTGATGCGCTACTGGGACGAGGATCGGCCCGAGTGGGGCGCGCTCGAGCACGACTTCGCGGCGGCATGGCGGGCCCAGCCGAAATGGGTCGCGTCACGCTCGCTGAAGTCGGTCGGCGCGAACGCCACGCTGGTCGCCGACGACATCGGGGCGTTCGCGCGCAGGCTGAAGGCAGACGTTGCGGGCGACATCGACGTTGCCGGGCCGGAGCTCGCAGGAAGCCTTACCGGCCTCGGCCTGATCGACGAGTATCGCCTCTACCTCCGCCCGTTCGTGCTGGGCGGCGGCAAGCCGTACTTCGCCGATGCCCGGCCGCCGCTCCGCCTTGTCGCGACCGAGCCCGTCGGCGAGGACGCGGTGAGGCTGGCGTACGTCCCTGCCTGATCGGCCACACCGCCGGATCCGTCATCGCCGGGACGGCTTCTGTGCGGCTGCCGCCGAAATGCCGGAGCAACGGCATCAGTGAACCGATGTGATCATTGGTGGTATTATCCGTCCCGGGCCGCACTTGCGGCGGGGGGCCATCACGACGCCGGATTGAAGCGCTCGGCAGCCACGCTGAGGAGGACCTCCATGACAGACTTCGGCCGTGCCACAACGATCGGGTGCCTGTTTCTTGCGGCGCTGATCCTCCCGGCAAGCGCCTGGGCTGGGACGCGCCCCACCATCGCCGAACAAATTGCCAAGGCCTATGGCCTTGATTCTTTTGAGAAAATTGAAGCGATCCGGTATTCGTTCGGCCTTAAGCTCCCGGGAGTGAATATCTCCCGCTCCTGGGTCTGGCAGCCCAAGACGAACCAGGTCTCCTACGAGGGCAAAGACAAGGACGGCAAGCCGGTCAAGGTGACCTATGACCGGTCTCAGCTCGACAGCGCGCCTGCCAATGTGAAGGACGAAATCGAGCCTGCCTTCGTCAATGACGAATATAATCTGCTATTCCCCTTGCATGTTTATTGGGACGGCGCCGATGTGCAGGACATGGGCATGCAGAAATTGCCCATCGGGAAGGGATCCGCGAAACTGGTCGTCGTGAAATACGCCTCGGACGGCGGTTATACGCCTGGAGATACTTGGGATCTCTACGTCGGGCCCGACAACCGCGTCAAAGCGTTCGCCTATCATCGCGGCGGAGCCAATCCGCCGAAGCTCGTCGTAGCGAGCTGGGCCGGCTACAAGAAGGCTGGCCCGCTCCTTGTCTCAACGGACCGTCGCGGGACGGCGGACGGCAAGCCGCTACAATTCGGCTTTTCGGATGTGTCCATCAAGCTCGTGGGGTCGGACACTTGGCTGAAGGCGAAATAGCAAACGGCCGGCGAGATAGGCGTCGATCATGCCGATGAAGGCCGATTTCGAGCTCGATGCCGGGACAAAGACCTTTGCCTCCGGCCTGCTGCCGGACCTGATTGCCGCCCTGCGCCAGGCGCGCCCGGGCGATCTCATCGCCGTGGTCGGCAGCGAGGCAAGTCTGGGCACCGACCTCGAAACCTGGTGCCGCTTCACCCGTAACAGCTTGGTAGATACGGACGTCGCGGCCGGGCGCCATCGCTGGGTCGTCCGGTGCGGCGAGGCGCCCTCGCCGCCCGAGAGCGTGCGCCCGATCGGATCGCGGCTCTGGCTCTATACGAATTTCGACTGCAACCTGCGCTGCGACTATTGCTGCGTCCGCTCCTCGCCCAAGGCGCCGCGCCGGGCGCTCGGGCTCGAGCGGGTGAAACGGATCGCGGCGGAGGCTGCCGAACTCGGCGTCGGAGAAATCTTCGTCACCGGCGGCGAGCCGTTTCTGCTGCCGGATATCGGCGAGATTCTGGCCGCTTGCGCAGCGGCGGCCCCCACGACCGTGCTCACGAACGGGATGCTGCTGGTCGGGCGGCGACGCGAAACGCTCCGGGCTTTGCCGCGCGAGCGCGTGACGCTGCAGATCAGTCTCGACAGCCCGACGCCGGAGCGGCACGACCGCCATCGCGGCGCCGGCACTTGGGCGCGCGCCTGGCAGGGCATCGAGCGCGCCCGGGCGGACGGATTTCGTGTGCGCCTGGCGGCGACCGTCTCGACGGATGCCGAGGCGGAGGAGTTCCGCCGCTTCCTCGACGCTGAGCAGATCGCCAAGGAAGATCGCGTGATCCGCCGTATCGCACTGCGCGGCACGGCGGCGGAGGGATTGGCGCTGGCACGCGCGGACCTGATGCCCGAGATCACCATCACCGCCGAAGGCATCTACTGGCATCCGGTCGGGGCCGAGGATGCCGACCTGTTCCTGACGCCGGAGATCTTTCCGCTTGCACGGGCCTTCGCCGCCGTGCGCGACGCTTTCGAGCGGGAGACCGA
Encoded here:
- a CDS encoding Rv1681 family radical SAM protein, producing the protein MPMKADFELDAGTKTFASGLLPDLIAALRQARPGDLIAVVGSEASLGTDLETWCRFTRNSLVDTDVAAGRHRWVVRCGEAPSPPESVRPIGSRLWLYTNFDCNLRCDYCCVRSSPKAPRRALGLERVKRIAAEAAELGVGEIFVTGGEPFLLPDIGEILAACAAAAPTTVLTNGMLLVGRRRETLRALPRERVTLQISLDSPTPERHDRHRGAGTWARAWQGIERARADGFRVRLAATVSTDAEAEEFRRFLDAEQIAKEDRVIRRIALRGTAAEGLALARADLMPEITITAEGIYWHPVGAEDADLFLTPEIFPLARAFAAVRDAFERETDHGRRLATIFNCA
- a CDS encoding DUF2291 family protein, with the translated sequence MPDVARRRRWWLWRLGLAAACIAFIVRGITVVPDGELATTDANGNPVFEPKAYVASIWDARVLPYLKDKSGDAAPVLVALADQPDQAGPRYGYRARSSDGPWVFAVHGEGRIVAADTGLRHATVTVDVAGHEAVLQIGPVIYGTALRDGLPFLSFDSVANQIQFAQLSHELNDRAAAAARVGPDAAALVPGRRVRFAGMMTAAPPQVTAVQLQLLPDAP
- a CDS encoding sugar ABC transporter ATP-binding protein, whose protein sequence is MAPSPELEPHEPAEDDVVLRAEQVGKAYPGTTALQGVDFEVCAGTVTVLLGENGAGKSTLMKILAGAERPSSGRLYLDGREVAFDSVNDAAALGIGIIFQELNLCPNLSVAENIFLGHPALRFGIDVDKKRHVAEARKLLSRLEHDIDPEALVGDLRLAEQQIVEIAKALARNVRVLIMDEPTSALSATEVEILFRLIGDLKAAGVGIVYISHRLDEVVRIGDRVTVLRDGQVKARAEMRDVDIPWLIAEMVGRAAAFEPQADPLPLGPPVLEIEEVSLRNPHGGFFVERVSLRLRAGEVVGLYGLLGAGRSELFEILIGAQPDAVGRVRLAGEELAGLPIAARIRRGLALVPEDRQREGLVQCLSVGMNLTLASLHRFLRGTSIDPGQERSAVTQTIRDLLIRVSSPLVEVTALSGGNQQKVVIGKALLTQPKVLLLDEPSRGIDVGARAEVFRTVRRLARDGLGVVFATSDLKEVMAMADRILVMADGRVTGDFPRATVTEEQLVAAANRTAVEARCEEDAR
- a CDS encoding dihydrofolate reductase family protein, with amino-acid sequence MGKLIFGMMQSLDGYVAGVAGGPQLPPPGAALHRHFNDHVRSLAGCLYGRRIYEVMRYWDEDRPEWGALEHDFAAAWRAQPKWVASRSLKSVGANATLVADDIGAFARRLKADVAGDIDVAGPELAGSLTGLGLIDEYRLYLRPFVLGGGKPYFADARPPLRLVATEPVGEDAVRLAYVPA
- a CDS encoding ABC transporter permease; amino-acid sequence: MSDYAAAIAAKPRRPRSPLLLLLSFRTLIALFAVLVFFGLTTPNFLDVGTLVLLAKHVSINAILAIGMTFVVLTGGIDLSVGSIVGLAGMIAGGLINYGIPLGPWQVTLFPDVPTVILVTLAAGTLVGTINGFLVTALNVAPFIATLGTLYAARGAALLLSNGETFANLVGRPAFHNTGFPLLGAGMVGGVPVSVLLLVASGLVAAYAAGRTIFGRRVYAVGGNERAALLSGVPVHRVKLAVYMISGACAALAGLIVASELVAAHPASGESFELNAIAATVLGGTSLAGGRGTIWGTIIGAFVIGILGDGLVMLGVSSFWQMVIKGVVIIAAVVLDQLQQRIQRRLAVQAQEAG
- a CDS encoding D-ribose ABC transporter substrate-binding protein, with product MRSIFLIAAAVAGLTVTSGSPAGAADRKLIAIVTASLNNPYFVQVSAAAEAEAKRLGYDTLVLSHDDDANKQSQQIDTVIARKAAAIILDNAGSDASIAAVEKAKEAGIPSFLVDREINKTGVATAQIVSNNYQGATLGAEEFVRVLGEKGRYVELVGREADLNAGVRSKGYHDVLDQYPDMKMLDRQSANWIQTEAYAKMESILQAHPDLQGVIAGNDTMAMGASAALQAAGKTGVIVVGLDGSNDARDAVQSGKIAATVLQPITQITILAVDEADQYLRTGSTGKPEKQLVDCVLITKANAAKLNNFALAK